Proteins from a genomic interval of Diospyros lotus cultivar Yz01 chromosome 6, ASM1463336v1, whole genome shotgun sequence:
- the LOC127804053 gene encoding PHD finger protein At1g33420 isoform X2 has product MITDIHIRSDLKPIEIGDTVVSGRPLKRMKRRVTADLNDFLTFPPPTAGGGPPFRTSISAFLSKHAVLPPPSSLFPHLAWQMLFRVGDLTADDGPDANPAVVCLDIVEEDVARSRSVYCDQCRVVGWSGNPVCAKRYHFIIKADWGSIGGHHKSCASCGDVLHLSESRCKSCNHVMTTKDVEDWMYHQLEDTTHLLHGVIHSNGFGHLLRVNGREGGSTVLSGCHIMDFWDRLCRYLGVRKVSVMDVSKKYGLEYRLLCAVTKGCPWYGDWGYKFGACSFGLTVDDYRMAVEMISRLPLSNFLSQGRKPRTRLQDVISFYQSLSEHELVNVRDLFCFLMSLIHDEHGDSLQFGDAISKKRRFCTSSTLCAWTTTDIKRVEEAMFRVLRAVTGPTWVTWRTLRGAVCKVAPPELLDYCLKEIKGKWTADGMVVHAQCNPDSGAIEYRLEPAGSLAGNPNPTETNCAVVTNCPCKEHLLQDLKYLYEWLLHPQTMLNYGPQANRDVAISSATKILDCKQFVKDYSSPEKKLESENPFVIQLWCGVEIAGGENWEEKEAVTDVPLERLVLSSPNATVGDVKMEASRAFQEVYLMFRRYRAEEVVGYGGVDDSTQVKLLLGSATEMVRVRGRLMGKNWGVSRFRMERGMERWIVECSCGAKDDDGERMLACDVCGVWQHTRCAGIPDLDPVVPVRFVCYKCSSNNSPVTVGGGASGIFCDDTGGGGGSK; this is encoded by the exons atgataacagACATACAT ATCAGGTCAGATCTTAAGCCTATTGAGATCGGAGATACGGTTGTTAGCGGCCGACCTTTGAAGAGGATGAAGAGGCGCGTGACGGCCGACCTTAACGACTTCCTGACGTTTCCGCCGCCGACTGCCGGTGGCGGACCTCCTTTCAGGACCAGCATCAGCGCGTTCCTCTCCAAGCACGCCGTGCTGCCTCCTCCTTCCTCGCTCTTCCCCCACCTCGCTTGGCAGATGCTGTTCCGCGTCGGGGATCTCACGGCCGACGACGGCCCCGACGCCAACCCAGCCGTCGTGTGCCTAGATATCGTCGAGGAGGACGTCGCTAGATCCAGATCCGTTTACTGTGACCAGTGCCGAGTCGTGG GTTGGAGTGGGAATCCGGTCTGTGCAAAGCGTTACCATTTCATAATTAAGGCAGATTGGGGTTCCATTGGTGGACATCACAAGTCATGTGCTAGCTGTGGGGACGTTCTGCACCTCTCTGAGTCCAG GTGCAAGTCTTGCAATCATGTCATGACTACAAAAGATGTGGAAGATTGGATGTATCACCAACTAGAAGATACAACACATCTTCTGCATGGTGTGATCCATTCAAATGGTTTTGGGCACCTTCTTAGGGTCAATGGTAGAGAAGGTGGTTCAACAGTGCTTTCTGGATGTCATATCATGGATTTCTGGGATCGTCTATGTAGATATCTCGGAGTCAG AAAAGTTAGTGTTATGGATGTCTCAAAGAAGTATGGATTGGAGTATCGGCTACTATGTGCTGTCACCAAGGGCTGTCCATGGTATGGTGACTGGGGTTACAAGTTTGGTGCCTGTAGTTTTGGTCTTACTGTTGATGACTATAGAATGGCTGTAGAAATGATCTCGAGGCTACCATTGTCCAACTTCCTCTCTCAAGGACGTAAACCTCGCACTCGCCTGCAGGATGTAATCTCATTTTATCAGTCCTTGTCAGAGCACGAGCTTGTAAATGTTAGAGACCTTTTCTGTTTCTTGATGAGTTTGATCCATGATGAGCATGGGGATTCATTACAATTTGGTGATGCCATCTCCAAGAAACGTCGATTTTGCACCTCAAGTACATTGTGTGCGTGGACCACCACTGACATCAAAAGGGTAGAAGAAGCAATGTTTAGAGTATTGCGTGCAGTTACTGGGCCTACCTGGGTTACTTGGCGCACCCTTAGAGGCGCTGTCTGCAAAGTGGCTCCTCCGGAGCTCCTGGATTACTGCCTCAAGGAAATCAAAGGGAAGTGGACTGCTGATGGGATGGTTGTGCATGCACAGTGCAATCCTGATTCAGGTGCTATTGAGTACAG ACTTGAACCAGCTGGAAGTCTTGCAGGGAATCCAAATCCAACAGAGACCAATTGTGCAGTAGTGACAAATTGCCCTTGCAAAGAACATTTGCTGCAGGACCTGAAATATCTATATGAATGGCTTCTCCACCCTCAAACCATGCTCAACTACGGACCTCAGGCAAATAGAGATGTTGCAATCAGCTCAGCTACAAAAATTCTGGACTGCAAGCAGTTTGTTAAAGATTACAGCAGTCCAGAAAAGAAGTTGGAAAGTGAGAATCCATTTGTGATCCAGCTCTGGTGTGGGGTGGAAATAGCAGGAGGGGAAAACTGGGAAGAGAAGGAGGCTGTGACAGATGTGCCTCTTGAACGGCTGGTGCTGTCATCACCAAATGCGACGGTTGGTGACGTGAAGATGGAAGCATCGAGGGCCTTCCAGGAAGTATATTTGATGTTTAGAAGATATCGAGCGGAAGAGGTAGTTGGGTATGGCGGAGTTGATGATTCGACGCAGGTGAAGCTGTTGTTAGGGTCGGCAACAGAAATGGTTCGAGTTAGGGGGAGATTGATGGGGAAAAATTGGGGGGTGAGTAGATTCAGGATGGAGCGGGGGATGGAGAGGTGGATCGTGGAGTGCAGTTGTGGGGCGAAGGATGATGACGGGGAGAGAATGCTGGCTTGTGATGTGTGTGGAGTCTGGCAGCACACTAGGTGTGCTGGGATTCCAGACTTGGATCCGGTGGTTCCCGTCAGATTTGTTTGCTACAAGTGCAGCAGCAACAACAGCCCGGTGACCGTAG GTGGTGGTGCTAGCGGCATCTTCTGCGACGACACTGGCGGTGGAGGTGGCAGCAAGTAA
- the LOC127804053 gene encoding PHD finger protein At1g33420 isoform X1 — translation MITDIHIRSDLKPIEIGDTVVSGRPLKRMKRRVTADLNDFLTFPPPTAGGGPPFRTSISAFLSKHAVLPPPSSLFPHLAWQMLFRVGDLTADDGPDANPAVVCLDIVEEDVARSRSVYCDQCRVVGWSGNPVCAKRYHFIIKADWGSIGGHHKSCASCGDVLHLSESRCKSCNHVMTTKDVEDWMYHQLEDTTHLLHGVIHSNGFGHLLRVNGREGGSTVLSGCHIMDFWDRLCRYLGVRKVSVMDVSKKYGLEYRLLCAVTKGCPWYGDWGYKFGACSFGLTVDDYRMAVEMISRLPLSNFLSQGRKPRTRLQDVISFYQSLSEHELVNVRDLFCFLMSLIHDEHGDSLQFGDAISKKRRFCTSSTLCAWTTTDIKRVEEAMFRVLRAVTGPTWVTWRTLRGAVCKVAPPELLDYCLKEIKGKWTADGMVVHAQCNPDSGAIEYRLEPAGSLAGNPNPTETNCAVVTNCPCKEHLLQDLKYLYEWLLHPQTMLNYGPQANRDVAISSATKILDCKQFVKDYSSPEKKLESENPFVIQLWCGVEIAGGENWEEKEAVTDVPLERLVLSSPNATVGDVKMEASRAFQEVYLMFRRYRAEEVVGYGGVDDSTQVKLLLGSATEMVRVRGRLMGKNWGVSRFRMERGMERWIVECSCGAKDDDGERMLACDVCGVWQHTRCAGIPDLDPVVPVRFVCYKCSSNNSPVTVGGGASSSNNSHVTVGGGASGIFCDDTGGGGGSK, via the exons atgataacagACATACAT ATCAGGTCAGATCTTAAGCCTATTGAGATCGGAGATACGGTTGTTAGCGGCCGACCTTTGAAGAGGATGAAGAGGCGCGTGACGGCCGACCTTAACGACTTCCTGACGTTTCCGCCGCCGACTGCCGGTGGCGGACCTCCTTTCAGGACCAGCATCAGCGCGTTCCTCTCCAAGCACGCCGTGCTGCCTCCTCCTTCCTCGCTCTTCCCCCACCTCGCTTGGCAGATGCTGTTCCGCGTCGGGGATCTCACGGCCGACGACGGCCCCGACGCCAACCCAGCCGTCGTGTGCCTAGATATCGTCGAGGAGGACGTCGCTAGATCCAGATCCGTTTACTGTGACCAGTGCCGAGTCGTGG GTTGGAGTGGGAATCCGGTCTGTGCAAAGCGTTACCATTTCATAATTAAGGCAGATTGGGGTTCCATTGGTGGACATCACAAGTCATGTGCTAGCTGTGGGGACGTTCTGCACCTCTCTGAGTCCAG GTGCAAGTCTTGCAATCATGTCATGACTACAAAAGATGTGGAAGATTGGATGTATCACCAACTAGAAGATACAACACATCTTCTGCATGGTGTGATCCATTCAAATGGTTTTGGGCACCTTCTTAGGGTCAATGGTAGAGAAGGTGGTTCAACAGTGCTTTCTGGATGTCATATCATGGATTTCTGGGATCGTCTATGTAGATATCTCGGAGTCAG AAAAGTTAGTGTTATGGATGTCTCAAAGAAGTATGGATTGGAGTATCGGCTACTATGTGCTGTCACCAAGGGCTGTCCATGGTATGGTGACTGGGGTTACAAGTTTGGTGCCTGTAGTTTTGGTCTTACTGTTGATGACTATAGAATGGCTGTAGAAATGATCTCGAGGCTACCATTGTCCAACTTCCTCTCTCAAGGACGTAAACCTCGCACTCGCCTGCAGGATGTAATCTCATTTTATCAGTCCTTGTCAGAGCACGAGCTTGTAAATGTTAGAGACCTTTTCTGTTTCTTGATGAGTTTGATCCATGATGAGCATGGGGATTCATTACAATTTGGTGATGCCATCTCCAAGAAACGTCGATTTTGCACCTCAAGTACATTGTGTGCGTGGACCACCACTGACATCAAAAGGGTAGAAGAAGCAATGTTTAGAGTATTGCGTGCAGTTACTGGGCCTACCTGGGTTACTTGGCGCACCCTTAGAGGCGCTGTCTGCAAAGTGGCTCCTCCGGAGCTCCTGGATTACTGCCTCAAGGAAATCAAAGGGAAGTGGACTGCTGATGGGATGGTTGTGCATGCACAGTGCAATCCTGATTCAGGTGCTATTGAGTACAG ACTTGAACCAGCTGGAAGTCTTGCAGGGAATCCAAATCCAACAGAGACCAATTGTGCAGTAGTGACAAATTGCCCTTGCAAAGAACATTTGCTGCAGGACCTGAAATATCTATATGAATGGCTTCTCCACCCTCAAACCATGCTCAACTACGGACCTCAGGCAAATAGAGATGTTGCAATCAGCTCAGCTACAAAAATTCTGGACTGCAAGCAGTTTGTTAAAGATTACAGCAGTCCAGAAAAGAAGTTGGAAAGTGAGAATCCATTTGTGATCCAGCTCTGGTGTGGGGTGGAAATAGCAGGAGGGGAAAACTGGGAAGAGAAGGAGGCTGTGACAGATGTGCCTCTTGAACGGCTGGTGCTGTCATCACCAAATGCGACGGTTGGTGACGTGAAGATGGAAGCATCGAGGGCCTTCCAGGAAGTATATTTGATGTTTAGAAGATATCGAGCGGAAGAGGTAGTTGGGTATGGCGGAGTTGATGATTCGACGCAGGTGAAGCTGTTGTTAGGGTCGGCAACAGAAATGGTTCGAGTTAGGGGGAGATTGATGGGGAAAAATTGGGGGGTGAGTAGATTCAGGATGGAGCGGGGGATGGAGAGGTGGATCGTGGAGTGCAGTTGTGGGGCGAAGGATGATGACGGGGAGAGAATGCTGGCTTGTGATGTGTGTGGAGTCTGGCAGCACACTAGGTGTGCTGGGATTCCAGACTTGGATCCGGTGGTTCCCGTCAGATTTGTTTGCTACAAGTGCAGCAGCAACAACAGCCCGGTGACCGTAGGTGGTGGTGctagcagcagcaacaacagcCATGTGACCGTAGGTGGTGGTGCTAGCGGCATCTTCTGCGACGACACTGGCGGTGGAGGTGGCAGCAAGTAA
- the LOC127804053 gene encoding PHD finger protein At1g33420 isoform X3 — translation MKRRVTADLNDFLTFPPPTAGGGPPFRTSISAFLSKHAVLPPPSSLFPHLAWQMLFRVGDLTADDGPDANPAVVCLDIVEEDVARSRSVYCDQCRVVGWSGNPVCAKRYHFIIKADWGSIGGHHKSCASCGDVLHLSESRCKSCNHVMTTKDVEDWMYHQLEDTTHLLHGVIHSNGFGHLLRVNGREGGSTVLSGCHIMDFWDRLCRYLGVRKVSVMDVSKKYGLEYRLLCAVTKGCPWYGDWGYKFGACSFGLTVDDYRMAVEMISRLPLSNFLSQGRKPRTRLQDVISFYQSLSEHELVNVRDLFCFLMSLIHDEHGDSLQFGDAISKKRRFCTSSTLCAWTTTDIKRVEEAMFRVLRAVTGPTWVTWRTLRGAVCKVAPPELLDYCLKEIKGKWTADGMVVHAQCNPDSGAIEYRLEPAGSLAGNPNPTETNCAVVTNCPCKEHLLQDLKYLYEWLLHPQTMLNYGPQANRDVAISSATKILDCKQFVKDYSSPEKKLESENPFVIQLWCGVEIAGGENWEEKEAVTDVPLERLVLSSPNATVGDVKMEASRAFQEVYLMFRRYRAEEVVGYGGVDDSTQVKLLLGSATEMVRVRGRLMGKNWGVSRFRMERGMERWIVECSCGAKDDDGERMLACDVCGVWQHTRCAGIPDLDPVVPVRFVCYKCSSNNSPVTVGGGASSSNNSHVTVGGGASGIFCDDTGGGGGSK, via the exons ATGAAGAGGCGCGTGACGGCCGACCTTAACGACTTCCTGACGTTTCCGCCGCCGACTGCCGGTGGCGGACCTCCTTTCAGGACCAGCATCAGCGCGTTCCTCTCCAAGCACGCCGTGCTGCCTCCTCCTTCCTCGCTCTTCCCCCACCTCGCTTGGCAGATGCTGTTCCGCGTCGGGGATCTCACGGCCGACGACGGCCCCGACGCCAACCCAGCCGTCGTGTGCCTAGATATCGTCGAGGAGGACGTCGCTAGATCCAGATCCGTTTACTGTGACCAGTGCCGAGTCGTGG GTTGGAGTGGGAATCCGGTCTGTGCAAAGCGTTACCATTTCATAATTAAGGCAGATTGGGGTTCCATTGGTGGACATCACAAGTCATGTGCTAGCTGTGGGGACGTTCTGCACCTCTCTGAGTCCAG GTGCAAGTCTTGCAATCATGTCATGACTACAAAAGATGTGGAAGATTGGATGTATCACCAACTAGAAGATACAACACATCTTCTGCATGGTGTGATCCATTCAAATGGTTTTGGGCACCTTCTTAGGGTCAATGGTAGAGAAGGTGGTTCAACAGTGCTTTCTGGATGTCATATCATGGATTTCTGGGATCGTCTATGTAGATATCTCGGAGTCAG AAAAGTTAGTGTTATGGATGTCTCAAAGAAGTATGGATTGGAGTATCGGCTACTATGTGCTGTCACCAAGGGCTGTCCATGGTATGGTGACTGGGGTTACAAGTTTGGTGCCTGTAGTTTTGGTCTTACTGTTGATGACTATAGAATGGCTGTAGAAATGATCTCGAGGCTACCATTGTCCAACTTCCTCTCTCAAGGACGTAAACCTCGCACTCGCCTGCAGGATGTAATCTCATTTTATCAGTCCTTGTCAGAGCACGAGCTTGTAAATGTTAGAGACCTTTTCTGTTTCTTGATGAGTTTGATCCATGATGAGCATGGGGATTCATTACAATTTGGTGATGCCATCTCCAAGAAACGTCGATTTTGCACCTCAAGTACATTGTGTGCGTGGACCACCACTGACATCAAAAGGGTAGAAGAAGCAATGTTTAGAGTATTGCGTGCAGTTACTGGGCCTACCTGGGTTACTTGGCGCACCCTTAGAGGCGCTGTCTGCAAAGTGGCTCCTCCGGAGCTCCTGGATTACTGCCTCAAGGAAATCAAAGGGAAGTGGACTGCTGATGGGATGGTTGTGCATGCACAGTGCAATCCTGATTCAGGTGCTATTGAGTACAG ACTTGAACCAGCTGGAAGTCTTGCAGGGAATCCAAATCCAACAGAGACCAATTGTGCAGTAGTGACAAATTGCCCTTGCAAAGAACATTTGCTGCAGGACCTGAAATATCTATATGAATGGCTTCTCCACCCTCAAACCATGCTCAACTACGGACCTCAGGCAAATAGAGATGTTGCAATCAGCTCAGCTACAAAAATTCTGGACTGCAAGCAGTTTGTTAAAGATTACAGCAGTCCAGAAAAGAAGTTGGAAAGTGAGAATCCATTTGTGATCCAGCTCTGGTGTGGGGTGGAAATAGCAGGAGGGGAAAACTGGGAAGAGAAGGAGGCTGTGACAGATGTGCCTCTTGAACGGCTGGTGCTGTCATCACCAAATGCGACGGTTGGTGACGTGAAGATGGAAGCATCGAGGGCCTTCCAGGAAGTATATTTGATGTTTAGAAGATATCGAGCGGAAGAGGTAGTTGGGTATGGCGGAGTTGATGATTCGACGCAGGTGAAGCTGTTGTTAGGGTCGGCAACAGAAATGGTTCGAGTTAGGGGGAGATTGATGGGGAAAAATTGGGGGGTGAGTAGATTCAGGATGGAGCGGGGGATGGAGAGGTGGATCGTGGAGTGCAGTTGTGGGGCGAAGGATGATGACGGGGAGAGAATGCTGGCTTGTGATGTGTGTGGAGTCTGGCAGCACACTAGGTGTGCTGGGATTCCAGACTTGGATCCGGTGGTTCCCGTCAGATTTGTTTGCTACAAGTGCAGCAGCAACAACAGCCCGGTGACCGTAGGTGGTGGTGctagcagcagcaacaacagcCATGTGACCGTAGGTGGTGGTGCTAGCGGCATCTTCTGCGACGACACTGGCGGTGGAGGTGGCAGCAAGTAA